Proteins from a single region of Brassica napus cultivar Da-Ae unplaced genomic scaffold, Da-Ae ScsIHWf_883;HRSCAF=1252, whole genome shotgun sequence:
- the LOC106345332 gene encoding non-specific lipid transfer protein GPI-anchored 24: MVCEANLGLCAAALKVGAKSSEECCTSLDKAVKTQLKCLCAILTNPQVLAGFNLTVENALLIPKSCGIDAGPSMCSAAKAPLPHGVPPVPGPPKGEKDAASNLAGTGLVGIALITISMMFY; encoded by the exons ATGGTTTGTGAGGCTAACTTAGGTCTATGTGCAGCGGCACTTAAAGTAGGAGCAAAATCATCAGAAGAATGCTGCACGAGCCTAGACAAGGCAGTGAAGACGCAGTTGAAGTGCCTCTGCGCCATCCTCACAAACCCGCAGGTATTGGCCGGCTTCAATCTCACCGTGGAAAATGCTCTTCTCATTCCTAAGAGTTGTGGCATCGATGCTGGACCTTCTATGTGTTCTG CCGCTAAAGCTCCGTTGCCGCATGGGGTTCCACCGGTGCCAG GACCGCCTAAAGGTGAGAAGGATGCGGCAAGCAATCTCGCGGGAACTGGATTGGTCGGGATCGCCTTAATAACGATCTCTATGATGTTTTAttga